Genomic window (Zingiber officinale cultivar Zhangliang chromosome 2B, Zo_v1.1, whole genome shotgun sequence):
atgaaattaagttgtgtgttcggggtgaacacgggaagtttATTTTCATCAGGagtccaaaaccaattcctcctcttggttcctatcgtagcctcttgtatataaagatttatacccaccacatacccaccttcttacccatcctaatggggccggccaagctagcttggaacccaagctagggccggccggccaagaccaagtggatgagccaagttggtggccggtcAAAGCTTGtgtctcaagcttaggtggccgaccactagaaaattaaaaggatttcttattaaaattatttcttatgtggatatcattgtttgaaaagaaagtttaaaatttaaatatttcattttatagctttctacaaaagattaagaaaagatttgaaatctttccttatttgtagattgaaaggagattttaattttgagaaaacttttctttttaaaccatgttcatgatttaaaagagagtttaaaaattaaaaattatcttttattagtttctacaaaagattaagaagagattttaatttttagagataacttttctttttgaaaattatccacatgtttaaaagaaagattttaatttataaaatttccttttttactaactaatcatgaagggataaaaaattattggagaaatttttataaatttctggaaacaaattagagagttttaattcttgttttaattaaaactttccttgttttggggagaaaagtggccggccaaataatttggagaagagaaaattatttttaattaaataaattttccttttcatgacaaaagaattaaggaagtttttattaaaatttccttatttgccaagaccaaggattataaaagagggggtagaggtgccttcttggtgaacaactctattctattcttcctctcttttcctccttggtgtggccggccctagggtcttctcttcttcttcttttctcttcctcctttgtggccggcggcatcaacacaagaactttccatggtggccggttctagataggagaagaaggagagaaaggaggttttgtttttagcatcccttggagcttgatggtggtggccggacctctacttttcatggagaattcttggtggccgaatctagcttggagaagaaggagcttggtggttctcgtctcggaagatcgttgctcacacaacgttcgggattagaagaggaataggtagaagatcaagaggttatttttgcttacaaagaaaggtataactagtaattgttttccgcatcatactagttttctttgtataagttatttttggaaataccaaacacaagaggcatatgattctagagttttcggatttgtttcgaagttgtgtttctttttttttatttttcgaatttgtgattcgattgttctttttggttaaacctagagttatttaaggaaattaaatattagctttccttaaaaggctttgtctaggaggtggtggttgctcccatatcaaagaaggccatgtgtctcgccatgcagtccttgaagccaattttgaaaattaatatttaatgaaattaataacataggtggatttgaatcaatagtgttaagtttcgcttgcgattcaaatctaaaccattaagaacagataagttaaatttggaatcaatgatgttaagttccatctgcgattcctaatttaacttctaaagaacacaataggttatttaaggaaaggttcgacacttgtacaaaaaaattttgtacggTGGAACCGGTactattttcttaggactaaccaacacttctagttgactttttggtttgggtcttctgctccggtccTGCTCGCATTGGTCcggatcttccgctccgacttcgctcgcttgggtgatctcggccatccagaatagggctcagcTGAACCTAACTTtcggccttcgagcaatctttcactctagcttctcatccctcggaaatgtcgcgcgcctccttctcgtccgcccatgTACTCTTACACATCACCTCGtacctcggatgcaccgaacccgtTGTCTCTCTCCTGTgcaatccttctcgctagctgcgtctttcgatCGACTATCTATGCtcataagtttctgcacacttagacacaggggttaaatactaacaagacctaacctgattttgttgatcacatcaaaactacattggggtacttacaattatttttcattttcttaggTAGCTTCAGAACGCTCAATTTCAAAgctttttatttccttctactttatTTCTGCAGTTATGTGCATATTCTAGTGTTGTTGGGTTGATGATCCTACGGATCACAAATCTACTATTAGTttatgtatttttcttggtgattttctcatttcttggaagagtaagaaagatgatgttatttctagatctccCATAGAAGTTGAGTACCATGCCATGACCTCAATTACTTGTAAGATAATTTAGTTGCGTTGATTGTTTGTTGATAtgagtatatctcttcatcaactTACTCTGTTTTATTGTGATAATTAAATTGATATTCAAATTGTGggcaattttatttttcataaacgggcgaaatatattgaaattgattgttatATTACTCATTATTATCTTTAGCTTGGTACCATCACATTGTAATTCGTTCCTTCTAATCTATATATTGTTGATATATTTATCAAGGCATATTACGTTTTACGCTTTAGTTTgttgtaataataataataataataataataatattattattattattattagatttttctatttattagctATTGAAGGATAGATTAGTATTTTTCTTATTTGAGGTATTTAACATAATTACATAaatatcttattatttaatttttattctattGATGCACATAATAAACCAAGCCCTATTTTTCTTCTCTCGATTTCTATATTACGAAGGGCTTCGAATTTCTCATCAGACATATTCTATGTCTACAATATTCGAACCACTCGTGATATTAAATCTAAGAACTCATATGTGTTTTCAAAATTAACCCTAATAACTAATagaaaattttgatcattttagatttaaaaaattaaatacctaaattagaaaaaaaaatctcaattaatttaattatataaattaattttaatttaccatAACAAAACTTTAATTAGCTGGATTGAGcacgattaaaattaaaacttaacataCCGAGCCAAATAAATCAACaatggaataaatcaaaattttttaatcaatcaaaatggtaattttttaaaaaatcaaactgATTAAATATTGATTACTttgatttttaattgaattaactgaattaattaaaaatttaaaatcaaattaattaaattgaaattttatttaattaattactttttaaataaaaataatcaaattaatatttgattttatcaaattataaattttaaaatcggAATCAAATTAACcaaaaattcaaactaaattttaaaaaataaaaactgaattaaaattttaaattcagtcAATTCTTTTAGATTAATTTGATTTTACCAAATTTCTACTCAACCCTAACCCTGAGTTATCTTATTAATTAATTGACTGagataattaatatttaattcctCATTACCCTACCAAGAGGACAAACTGACCAACCGGCGGCTAGCCGCCATGTAGAAGGATTCTAACTGGACGAATTGGTCGATTACCTTCTGCTcctcaataaataaataaaaatcttttAGAGAGTAATTTTACTGGAAAGTCATTTGTGATTGTCATTAACTTTAACTATATCTGATCTTGGCACATAGCACACAAACAAGGTCATATCATGATACACCAAAAAAAACAATATTACAGACGACGTCAACCTCTTCTacatccacacacacacacacacacgatCACCAGCTACGCACACTACTGCAGATTCTAGGAGGAGATCAAGATCCactatctatatttttattttattttattttatttatttattacacaTCGAAGGGAGGATAAGTGGAAGAAGAACTGGAATCAGCCACCGGCAGCTCCGATGGCGATCTCCTCCTCTCCATCGAGTCCGACATTGACTTCCTCCTGAACCGCTGCGCGCCTCCGGCTCCTGTTAATCGGCGAGACTTTCGTCAGTATTTGCTAAAATTTTTAATCAGTTCGTGTAGTATTCGTATGTGTACCGGCGAAgggagaggggggaggggtggaGCTCGCAGGAGACGACGGCGGAGTGCCGCTCCCAGGCGACGACCACCCGGGAGGCCTCTTTATCATAATGCTCCGCGTCACTCTCGTCTCCTCCCCCGTCTGTGGGCCGGTAATTACACTTATGCCCTCCCCGCCGTTGCCCGCTCTTACCgcagccgccgccgccgcggCTGCGGTAGGCGTCGCCGCCCCTGAAGCGTCAGGATATATAAGTGGAAATATCTAGATCTGGTTATAATTTACTAGAGGAAGGAAATTAAAGGTTAAGTAATTCTTTGCTCACCTACGGGTGAAACGACGCcgggggaggaggaagaggaggaggagaagcagaaggagggcGGCTTGCGGAGGCGGCTGAGGCCGGAATCGGGGCGGGGGCCGGCGAGGGTGTCGTCCCAAAGCTTGTCGAGTAGGCCCATCGATGTCgatcgagagagagagagtggCCTCAAGCTGGTCGCCGGGCGTTATCCACGCGGAGGATATTAATAAGAGAAGGGGGCGAAGGCAGGGGGTGGGGCCCGCGAGAGAGGATAAGAACGGAATCCGGAGAGGCGTGGCGCTCACGTGCGCTGCGAACTGAGCCTTCGTAGATAGCTGGTGAACCAGCTGTACGGTTCAGTTTATGTGCCCCCAAAAAAACTGACATaaggaaattattttaaatttcattattttttgaattttgaggAGCATAAAAAACAAACAGAGGATCTTCCAGCAATCTATCTACTAATTTTATGATGTGCTCTGtttgattaaataaatttatttgtgTAGTGATCTAAAATATCTATTCGTGCTTTATATTGGAATAACTCTGCATTTACTTGTGATACAACCTAAACAGACAATTGAACAGAGCACGAAACATCATGATTTGAGACACCTTAACTTCCAATGTAAGATTGTAATGATTTGCCCGAAACAATAAAAACCTAACTGGGGCATTCCAATCGTCAACAACTTTTGAAGTCATAAAAAAGAGTAGCAAAACAATGAAAGGCCTCTTTACCGAATGCGCAATGGTTCGCCCTCAAGTCAGCAGTTTCACCTTGAGGGGTTTAGTTGCGTCCTTTTGCTTTGCCTTAGAATTGAAGGCCTCTTTATCGACAGCTGCATTCCACCAACATCGTTTGTCAAGGGACGACGCCTCTTCATTGGTGCCATCATTGGTAGAGCAAAGGATGAAGAAGAGCTCCTCTATTTCTAATGTAGACCACCACAAACTGAAGGAAGACTGTTTGCTCAATGTTGTCATACTTCTGCATCTACAATTACATTGAAGAAGTTGAAATTGCTCAGCTATAGAATTGAATATGACTACTCTAATTTCATTAAGCCAAAGAAGGAAAGATGTTCTCCTTTACTCCCCCTATGCGGATAGTTGCTCAAGTTCAAAACTTAAAAACACAAAATTCTTATGTATTGTCACGGCAAACTTTAGACGAAATCAGAAGACATTATGGATTGCACTAGCAAGATTAGTCTACAAAGAAGACATTTTTTCTAATGCGTGGAAGACAACGAATTTAGATGAAATCATGAGGGATTGTGGATTTTCAAAACGAGACGAATAAATGGGTTGTTCTCCCCAACTTTAGTCACACGTCCAAAAGTAAAAGGAGCATAAAAATGTATACAAACAATCTCTTACATGTCCCGCTTGGTACTCGGGTGCTAGATTATTACAAAAGAATAGAGATCGAATTATCAGGAGAATAATCCTTGGAGAATAAAATCTCTCTAATCTAAAGAAAGTCGGTGggtcatcgtgatttacctcttccaaaTGCCTTGGGACGGGCATGGAGAGGCATAGCATATCACTTTTTGCCACAAGTGAATATGGATACAACTGTGTGGGTTAGCTTGGGCAACAACACACGCATGCTGAACTATCTATATTCAGGAACAAGTCAGACTAAAGGTCTTCTTCTGTAAACATTTTTTGATAGATGAGTTGTACAACTAGCATAAGCCTTTTGGATAAgttgtattttcatatttttaaaagagcAGGGTCATTGTGGACCATGCCATCTCTCTCAGAGAAAGAAACAAACTCAAAAACAGGTACTTCTCTTTAAGATGCAAAATTAGAAGTCACATTTCAATTTCAGAGATCACCATCTTcatgcatagaaatttaaattttgcaaTAAGTAGAGGTACTAAAGAGTAATCCTACACCAAAGAGCTACTTCAAATCATTCACGAAGGAAAACAAAAAAGAACTACAGGACAAACCGGTTTCCACACCATTGTTTGTCACCCACAAACCTTGGTAGGTAGCAATCCATGAGAATGCTAGTTCGCCTATGTACAATAAATTCCATATTCCAAATAAcagcaaaatcaaacctagccatGGAATAGCATTATGCTCCTATGAAAGACCGATCAGATACTATTGCATATTGTGCAGCTCCATAATTCACTCGCAAAAACATCGATTTTCATTAATAAAATATGGAAACAAACCATTTCCTTCACAAATGATACCAAACCAACACACACGAAGAGGGTAATTCACCAATGCAACCTAGGTGAACTTTTAACATCGAAATCGAGAAGACAGATTCTCCGCAATATGGAAATTAAAGTGGCAAATTATAGAGGGAAATCGAcggattaaattttttttttttaagtagaaGTAGAAGCAACTACCTCCGTGGTGACCATGAGCCTGCTCTTGTTCCTAGTGACTGTTCCGGCGTCTCCTAGGGTGACAACCTTACCGCCACCGACCTCGATCCTCTCATGGAGGAATTTCTCCAGCGCAGCCGATCACGAAGGCCGAGCCCTTTTTCTTGCCATCCCCGACACATCGTACCTCCGCAGCCGAATCGAGAGTAGGGTTTTAGCAGAGAATCAATCGGATAGCGTACCAAACTACCAATGCTACGTTTATATAGGTTCATTAAGATATCTCGCGGCGTAGAATTAGAGAAAATTAGGCATGTAGTTTTATTATAGCTTGTGCCaatatcagaaaaaaaaaaaattgacgaaGGTAGATCGGAAAATATTTATGGTTGtgcattttatttagaaaaaaatatttataaatacgtCGTATCTAGAACTATGAatacttagatgataatttaaCATCCTGCATTGTAAATGTTTTTGGATCTTTTATTGCTGATGCAAACTGAGTACAGGCAGAATGATGATATAGCACCGTTTTTGGCTAAGTCGAGGCTAGAGTTAGACTTTATCTCTTTAGGACGAATTTGCCCCGCACACGATGCTCATGGAATAcgacaatcgtctcccaagatacaatgacttTTATCTTGCGATAGCAGCACTGCAAATCGCAAGACCTTCGAACCGAGGAAGTTTCTTGAACTCTCTCCAATGCAAGAATGCAATGTTTGCTTTGCTTGGAAAGAAGTgagtgaatgaatgaatgaatatgtgagggactttatttatacatataaaagggtataagaacctcttggttcaattagatctcatccatctATTTCAAAATGGATGATGTAGATCACATCCTTTCCTAAGAGGCATATTACCTCTTCATTAGATACACGCTTTAATCATCCAAAAGATATTTAAACttttttgattatttttccatttataatttctaacaatccctcacataaatgaaaaataatgcatgcatgttatcacctaaggagagttcaatcgataagtcaatgcatcgggagaggtagcttgtggctttgaaccttctgtAGTGGAATACTATCGagcatactaggctgcgcagtgaacgtgatgtcttgaactgctcagctgtttgtgtatactaagaTAATAACACTTACACAAATATTTATCTCACTTACTTTGGGTTCTCATGGTTGATTTCGTTTTGGCCATgaataccatcttggattcatgagtattTCATTGAAAAGGCCAgttttcacactcacataggtgacacttctatcaagagtatcctaccatactccaccttacaAAGGTATAAAAGTCATTAAAAGCATAAGGTTATCCTCACTACATCTGGTAGGACAACACaagttcatcctaggattgggataaaGATAATGATAATATATCTCGTGTGCTgtaacacaacttctgtaactttgttgtcccattgaaccaagatcttgggatctccagtcaacaaggttgggtcaccgctacagtcatttttagttgtagatttttaatctcattcctcttgatgagcagtatacttgatctcgacttagcCCCTTCATAAGAGGAtttgccaaattatctttggacttgacatagttgattgcaatcactccgttcgagatcaactgcctaatggtattgtgtctacgacgtatatgtcgagaCTTActattatacatattactctgtgcccttccaatcgttgattgactatcacagtgtatAAGTACGGCGGGAACAAGTTTcgtccagctcggaatatctttcaagaaattccgcagccattcaaCTTCTTCAACTACTTTGTCTAATTCTATAAACTCGGATTTCATAGTTGACCGAGCTTTGCATGTCTGCTTTGTGGATTTCGAAGATACTGCTCCTCCACCGATTGTGAATATATACCCACTAGTGGATTTGaaatcttttgtatctgatatccaattagcatcacaatatccctctaaGACAGCGGGATactttccataatgtaatccatagttcatagtatatttcaaatatctaagaactcgcatcaatgttttccaatgggtgtcgtctggattactcgtaaaatgactcagcttgttgaccgtacaggaaATATCCAGATGtatgcagtttgtgagatacatcaagctACCTATTATCCAAGAATATTCCAATTACGATATGGGCTCatcatggtttttcgctaagtgttgacttagatccatatgTGTtctcactgtagagagatcgttcgCATTTAACcttttcaatactgactctacataatgggattgtgtcaaaactatcccatcggatgtcctgagaattttaattcccaatataacatctgctagacctatgtctttcatatcaaaattcttGGTCAACATTTTTTTTGTACTCATGATTacctcatgattactgcccattatcaGCATGTCGTATACGTATAGATAGATCATTACATgaccttcaggtgtgtttttgacataaatgcatttgtcacattcatttattttgaattcgtttgacagtattattttatcaaatttttcgtgtcattgtttaggcgcttgtttaagtccgtacaacgacttaacaagtcgacacaccttttcctCTTTTCCTGGAGCTACGAAcccctcgggttgctccatatagacttcttcttccaactcacaatttaagaatgcagtcttaacatccatttggtgtatttcaaggtcatacagtgctgcgaTGGCTATCAGTACTCGTATGGAtataatccttgtcaccggtgagtaggtatcAAAGTAGTCAAGGTCTTCCTTTTGCTTGTACCCTTTGACTACAAGTCtgaccttatacttgtcaattgatccatcagttTTATACTTGCATTTTAGTATCcatttacaacctaatggtttggtactagaaggaaggtctactagttCCCAAGTATAGTTATTCATGATGAACTCGATTTCACTATTGaag
Coding sequences:
- the LOC122047020 gene encoding dormancy-associated protein homolog 3-like, whose translation is MGLLDKLWDDTLAGPRPDSGLSRLRKPPSFCFSSSSSSSPGVVSPVGAATPTAAAAAAAAVRAGNGGEGISVITGPQTGEETRVTRSIMIKRPPGWSSPGSGTPPSSPASSTPPPSPFAGAGGAQRFRRKSMSDSMERRRSPSELPVADSSSSSTYPPFDV